The Nitrospirota bacterium genome has a segment encoding these proteins:
- a CDS encoding VWA domain-containing protein produces MQNRLLDFIQKLREEGVQVSPAELLDAMQGLCKIDLLDSVAVEAVLESALIKREVDLEVFRKLYNLFFLYGQTTGLHANLPGLGDMLSQLQLTPAQKEAIEKVLAKLLDRLSPLARYLLSTDPRRLEVLREMLEDLYGEDRDLADSPIFRMFRRPMRIKGFLFDDLRKIEEALQAEGLPGNVIQAMSEEFRRILTEMAKKIETAFPGDLHVKPERKVGEHYLMDRPFYNISENEAKEVQQILKNLSQYFYDVLSRKKHRENTGVPDIRRILRHNIKHDLLPLELFNRKRPYNQPELIVICDISSSVRHAARFMLIFVHQLQRAFRRVRSFLFAGDLGESTDLFKAHDLNDAIQLALTGKVVNPHLYTDYGSALEQFYHEHFNHVRSSTVVVVLGDGRNNYGPGQEWVLQEIRKKSRMLVWLNPESPLLWGTGDSLMHIYGHFCQVASECSTPRHLQNIMEKIAWAI; encoded by the coding sequence ATGCAGAACCGTCTGCTCGATTTCATCCAGAAACTTCGCGAGGAAGGGGTGCAGGTTTCCCCCGCGGAACTTCTCGATGCCATGCAGGGACTCTGCAAAATCGACCTGCTCGACTCCGTAGCCGTCGAAGCCGTCCTCGAATCCGCCCTGATCAAGCGTGAAGTGGACCTCGAAGTTTTCCGCAAACTCTACAACTTGTTCTTCCTCTACGGGCAGACGACCGGCCTCCACGCCAATCTTCCCGGCCTGGGGGACATGCTTTCCCAACTCCAGCTCACGCCCGCGCAGAAAGAGGCGATCGAGAAAGTTCTGGCGAAGCTGCTGGACCGCCTATCACCCCTTGCCCGATACCTCCTCTCCACCGATCCGAGGCGGCTCGAAGTCCTCCGCGAAATGCTCGAAGACCTTTACGGGGAGGACCGCGACCTGGCCGACTCGCCCATCTTTCGCATGTTCCGCCGGCCGATGCGAATCAAGGGATTTCTGTTCGACGACCTCCGAAAGATCGAGGAGGCACTCCAGGCCGAGGGCCTCCCGGGAAATGTCATCCAGGCGATGTCCGAGGAGTTCCGCCGGATCCTCACCGAAATGGCCAAGAAGATCGAAACGGCCTTCCCCGGCGATCTGCACGTGAAGCCCGAACGGAAGGTCGGGGAGCACTACCTGATGGATCGCCCCTTCTACAACATCAGCGAGAACGAGGCGAAGGAGGTCCAGCAGATCCTCAAGAACCTCAGCCAGTATTTCTACGATGTACTGTCCCGCAAGAAGCACCGCGAAAACACGGGGGTGCCGGACATCCGCCGCATTCTCCGCCACAACATCAAGCACGATCTCCTGCCGCTGGAACTGTTCAACCGCAAGCGGCCGTACAACCAGCCCGAGCTGATCGTCATCTGCGACATTTCCAGCTCCGTCCGTCACGCCGCGCGGTTCATGCTCATCTTCGTGCATCAACTCCAGCGGGCGTTCCGGAGAGTGCGCAGCTTCCTGTTCGCGGGGGACCTCGGCGAGAGCACGGATCTTTTCAAGGCGCACGATCTCAACGACGCAATCCAGCTCGCCCTCACGGGCAAGGTGGTGAACCCGCACCTGTACACCGATTACGGTTCCGCGCTCGAACAGTTCTACCACGAGCATTTCAACCACGTGAGGTCCTCCACCGTTGTGGTCGTTCTGGGCGACGGCCGGAACAACTACGGGCCGGGTCAGGAATGGGTCCTTCAGGAAATCCGCAAGAAATCGCGGATGCTGGTCTGGCTCAACCCCGAGAGTCCCCTCCTCTGGGGCACGGGCGACAGCCTGATGCACATCTACGGCCATTTCTGCCAAGTGGCCTCCGAATGCTCCACTCCGCGCCACCTCCAGAACATCATGGAGAAAATCGCGTGGGCCATTTAG
- a CDS encoding MoxR family ATPase produces METSGAWPTTRAPATFEKARRKRATRASQKNNRGNSVDSIEEVEKRLLNAGYVADRRIAASVFLALRLEKPLLIEGPSGVGKTELAKALASVLDCELVRLQCYEGLDESKALYEWEYSKQLLYTQILRDRLKGFLDKAPSLAEAVKLLHKEDSLFFSMDFVQPRPLLKAILKKEKTVLLIDEIDRAESEFEAFLLEILSDMQVTLPEIGTVKANHIPLVILTNNRQRDLSDALRRRCLHLFINYPEKDREATIIRTRVPELPAALAAKVVDTIQQIRRMDLKKVPGVSESIDWARVFVLLSAKELDPKLVDETLNVLLKYEQDLKKVRSRLDEVLADTSTPVTPIKSAVRSSLN; encoded by the coding sequence ATGGAAACATCAGGGGCGTGGCCGACAACCCGAGCGCCAGCGACATTCGAAAAAGCCCGTAGGAAACGCGCGACGCGAGCATCACAGAAGAATAATAGAGGAAACAGCGTGGACAGCATAGAAGAAGTCGAGAAGCGCCTGTTGAACGCAGGCTACGTGGCCGACCGCCGGATCGCCGCGTCGGTCTTCCTGGCCCTGCGTCTCGAAAAACCGCTCCTCATCGAGGGACCCTCCGGTGTGGGGAAGACGGAACTCGCGAAGGCTCTGGCCTCCGTGCTCGACTGCGAATTGGTCCGCCTCCAATGCTACGAGGGGCTTGACGAATCGAAGGCCCTATACGAGTGGGAGTATTCCAAGCAGCTCCTCTACACACAGATTCTGCGCGACCGGCTCAAGGGATTTCTGGACAAGGCCCCCTCCCTGGCCGAGGCCGTGAAACTCCTTCATAAGGAAGACAGCCTTTTCTTCTCCATGGATTTTGTTCAACCGAGGCCGCTCCTGAAGGCGATCCTGAAAAAAGAGAAGACCGTGCTGCTGATCGACGAAATCGACCGCGCGGAGTCGGAGTTCGAAGCTTTTCTGCTTGAGATTCTGAGCGACATGCAGGTGACGCTCCCCGAAATCGGCACCGTGAAGGCGAACCACATTCCCCTGGTGATTCTTACAAATAACCGGCAGCGGGACTTGTCCGACGCCCTGCGGCGCCGGTGCCTTCATCTCTTCATCAACTACCCGGAGAAAGACCGGGAGGCGACGATCATCCGCACCCGCGTGCCCGAGCTCCCCGCCGCCTTGGCCGCGAAAGTCGTGGACACCATTCAGCAGATCCGCCGAATGGATTTGAAGAAAGTACCGGGCGTGAGCGAATCCATCGATTGGGCGCGCGTGTTCGTTTTGCTGAGCGCCAAGGAACTCGATCCGAAGCTCGTGGATGAAACGTTGAACGTGCTTTTGAAGTACGAACAGGATCTCAAGAAAGTCCGCTCCCGTCTCGACGAAGTCCTCGCCGACACCTCCACCCCCGTCACTCCCATCAAGTCCGCCGTCCGCTCCTCGCTGAACTGA
- the trxA gene encoding thioredoxin: MQTVSDDSFDKDVLKSPVPVLVDFWAEWCAPCRAISPMVEELAKEYDGKLKVVKMNVDDNPGTPSKYQVMGIPTLILFKAGSPIDQVVGAVPKAKLVQLLQGNL, translated from the coding sequence ATGCAAACCGTATCGGATGACAGCTTCGACAAAGATGTCCTGAAATCACCGGTCCCGGTGCTGGTGGATTTCTGGGCCGAATGGTGCGCCCCCTGCCGGGCCATCAGCCCGATGGTGGAGGAGCTGGCCAAGGAATACGACGGCAAACTCAAGGTTGTGAAGATGAACGTGGACGACAACCCAGGCACGCCGTCGAAATACCAGGTCATGGGCATCCCCACGCTGATTCTGTTCAAGGCGGGAAGCCCCATCGATCAGGTCGTGGGCGCCGTGCCCAAGGCGAAGCTGGTCCAGCTCCTTCAGGGCAACCTGTAG